One genomic window of Equus asinus isolate D_3611 breed Donkey unplaced genomic scaffold, EquAss-T2T_v2 contig_618, whole genome shotgun sequence includes the following:
- the LOC123283896 gene encoding protein piccolo-like isoform X3, with amino-acid sequence MCPPQPVERAPPGPAPTAPGQRRTECAEPSHPNRPAGRSCRPEPSGPSQAQPQEQEPERGAWPGPWRPTRADMRLHEPSLCQDPSLRQELASLARGCDFVLPSRFKKRLKAFQQVQKTCLNLASQP; translated from the exons atgtgccctcctcagcctgtgGAACGCGCGccgcctgggccggcccccacagcgcCTGGCCAGCGACGCACGGAGTGCGCTGAGCCCAGCCACCCCAACCGTCCTGCCGGGCGCAGCTGCCGCCCCGAGCCCAgcggccccagccaggcccagccccaaGAGCAAGAGCCAGAGCGAGGTGCCTGGCCCGGGCCCTGGCGGCCCACGCGAGCCGACATGCGGCTCCACGAGCCGTCGCTGTGCCAggaccccagcctgaggcaggagctggcctcaCTGGCCCGCGGCTGCGACTTCGTGCTGCCCTCCCGCTTCAAGAAGAGGCTCAAGGCCTTCCAGCAGGTCCAG aaaacatGTCTCAACCTTGCTTCTCAGCCGTGA
- the LOC123283896 gene encoding protein piccolo-like isoform X4 produces the protein MCPPQPVERAPPGPAPTAPGQRRTECAEPSHPNRPAGRSCRPEPSGPSQAQPQEQEPERGAWPGPWRPTRADMRLHEPSLCQDPSLRQELASLARGCDFVLPSRFKKRLKAFQQVQVTRCAAS, from the coding sequence atgtgccctcctcagcctgtgGAACGCGCGccgcctgggccggcccccacagcgcCTGGCCAGCGACGCACGGAGTGCGCTGAGCCCAGCCACCCCAACCGTCCTGCCGGGCGCAGCTGCCGCCCCGAGCCCAgcggccccagccaggcccagccccaaGAGCAAGAGCCAGAGCGAGGTGCCTGGCCCGGGCCCTGGCGGCCCACGCGAGCCGACATGCGGCTCCACGAGCCGTCGCTGTGCCAggaccccagcctgaggcaggagctggcctcaCTGGCCCGCGGCTGCGACTTCGTGCTGCCCTCCCGCTTCAAGAAGAGGCTCAAGGCCTTCCAGCAGGTCCAG